ATCTGGAGCTGGAAGGCGACGCCAACGACTACGTCGGCAAAGGCATGGCCGGCGGCCGCGTCACCATCTACCCGCCCAAGGATGCGGGCTACCAGGCGAGCGAATCCATCATCATCGGCAACACCTGTTTGTACGGCGCGACGGGCGGCCAGCTGTTCGCCGCCGGCATCGCCGGCGAGCGCTTCGGGGTGCGCAACTCCGGCGCGCTGGCGGTGATAGAGGGCGCCGGCGACCACTGCTGCGAATACATGACCGGCGGCACCGTCATCGTGCTGGGCGAGACCGGCTACAACTTCGGCGCCGGCATGACCGGCGGCTTCGCCTTCGTTTATGACCCGCACGAGAAGTTCGCCTACCGCTACAACAATGAGCTGATCGACATCCACTTGATCAACGGCGAGGCGATGGGCATGTACCGCGCCTATCTGCTGGAGAAGATCGCCAAGCACGTGGAGCTGACTGGATCCGAAACCGGCCGCGCGATGCTGCAGAACTTCGACGATTACGTGGACTATTTCTGGCTGGTGAAGCCCAAGGCAGCCAAGCTGGAAAGCCTGCTCAAAGACTAAGCGCCCCTAGCCAACGCATACAGGGCGGCGCATGGCGCCGCCCTCCCTCGCGGGAGAAAACACAATGTCCGACGTATTCCAGTTCATGAAGCTGTCGCGCAATCCGGGCGACAAAGTAGAGCCATCTGTTCGCAAGATCGAATTCAAGGAAATCTATCGTCCGCTGCATGCGGTGGATGCCGCCGATCAGGCTGGCCGTTGCCTGTCCTGTGGCAATCCCTATTGCGAGTGGGAGTGCCCCGTGCACAATTACATCCCCAATTGGCTGAGGCTGGTTGAGGAGGGCAGATTGTTCGAGGCGGCCGAGCTATCGCATCAAACCAATAGCCTGCCCGAAATTTGCGGCCGGGTGTGCCCGCAGGACCGGCTGTGCGAAGGCGCCTGTACGCTGAACCAGGGAGGTTTTGGAGCGGTTTCCATAGGCAGCATTGAAAAACACATCACAGATGAAGCATTCAAGGCCGGCTGGCGGCCGGACATGTCCAGAGTGCGGCAGACTGGCAAGACGGCCGCCGTGATCGGCGCGGGGCCCGCAGGGCTAGCGTGCGCGGATGTCTTGGCGCGCAATGGGGTCAAGCCTGTCGTTTACGATCGTTATGAGGAAATAGGCGGCTTGCTGACTTTCGGCATTCCCGAATTCAAGCTGGAAAAAAGCGTGGTGCGCCGTCGGAGGGAGGTTCTCGAGGGCATGGGCGTTGAATTCGTGCTGGGGTGTGACGTAGGCAAGGATGTCAGCTTCGACAAGCTGATGAGCCGGCACGATGCGGTGTTCATGGGCATGGGCGCGTACAAGGCCATGCGGGGCGGTTTTCCCGGCGAGGACAGCAAGGGCGTGCTGCAGGCGCTTCCCTATCTGATCAACAATGTGCGGCAACATCTGGGAACCTTGCCCAGTGAGGAAGCGCCCATCAATATGGCCGGCAAGAGGGTGATGGTGCTGGGGGGCGGCGATACGGCGATGGACTGCAATCGCACCGCCATCCGCCAGGGCGCGCGGCGCGTGATGTGCGCCTATCGAAGGGATGAAGCCAATATGCCGGGCTCCAGGCGGGAGGTGGATAATGCGCGCGAAGAGGGCGTCGAATTTCTATGGAACCGCCAGCCGATGTCCATTGAGCCGATGATAGGCGGCACGCTGGCGGTAAAGCTGGCAGGAACGCGTCTGAGCCAGCCCGACGCCAGGGGGCGTCGCAATGCCGAGATCGTGCCCGGCAGCGAGGAAATCATCGAGTGCGATCACGTCATCATCGCCTTCGGCTTCCAGGCCGAAGCGGCATCGTGGGCGGAAAAACAGGGCATCGCCACCGCCGCTAACGGGCGCACGCTGGCTGCCGCGAGCGGCGAGTACAAATACCAGACCAGCAATCCCAAGGTGTTTGCAGGCGGCGACATGGTGCGAGGGGCGGATCTGGTGGTGAGGGCGGTGTTCGAGGGGAGGCAGGCGGCGGAGGGCATGCTGGGCTATCTGGGAGTGTGGTGATTTTGCACGGTTATTGTCTTGTGCCGAAGATGTCTTGATGGCGAGCCGAGCGTCTTGGTGGCGCTCGGCGCAGTTGTCTTGAAGACATATTAGTGTAATAAAACAAGGAGTATTCAAGGTTCTGCCTTGCGTTTGTGCGCCATGTTATGATTTCAATGCTTATTGTCTGGTTTTGACATTTGATTACCCGTTTGGCTGGATGGCCGCAAAGATGCCAATATGCTTGTGTGGGCGTCGATGCCGACGGTGATGGATTGGCTGTCGATGAGTGGGTTGCAGGATGATGTCGATGTCTTTGATGGCATTGGAGGGGGGGCGGCTGGGATTCCTGCCAAAAAGTTCGAAGCCCTCTTCCCCCTAATGGCCATTTTCTCTAGAATCCGTTGTCCATCGAAATGGAGGTGTCGCCGACCTTCAAATTCGACATGGCAAAAGAGGGGGCTGAGCAGAATATGCGCTTTTTGCAGCCTTCCGGTTGCACTCTCAAGGTGAGGTGGAATATGTTGAATATGATTTCGGCATTTTCCGGCCCGAGATAGCTAGAAATGCCTGAGATGGGCGGCGTTTGAAATAATCCATGTTGAATTTGAACAGGGAAGGATATTGAGTTTGAGAGGCATGGCTTTCTTTGTTGACAACAATAAACTCGTCAATACCTGATCGGCTGGATTCGATAAGGAAGGGCGAGCGGTGCTGACCAAGGCTCTCTGAATAGATAAGCCAGGGACAGGGTACTGAAATTAGAAGTTGGTCAAATTGGCTGGGGGGATGGAAATCATGATCAAGGTCGCACCCGTCATTCTTTGCGGCGGTTCTGGAACTCGTTTGTGGCCACTTTCCAGGGCTGGCTTTCCTAAGCAGTTTCTATGTTTGAGCGGCCAGGATAGTCTGTTTCAGCAAGCTGCTCAGCGTTTGTCAAATCTCGACGATCCCGACCTGAAAGTCGCGCCCCCGCTGATCGTGACTGGAGAGGAGCATCGCTTCCTCGCCGCGGAGCAACTGCGTGAAATCGGCATCGATTACGCCGCCGCCTTGCTTGAGCCGGTTGGCCGCAATACGGCGCCGGCGCTGACTTTGGCCGCGTTGGCGGCGATGGAGAACGGCGAGGACCCGGTCTTGATTGTCACCCCCGCCGATCAGATGGTGACTGATGGGGCGGCATTTTCAGCGGCGATGCAGTCGGCGATCAGGGAAGCCGCAAACGATTCGATCGTGATTCTTGGCGTGGTACCGGATCGTCCTGAAACGGGTTATGGCTATATTCAGGTCGAAAATGCCAGTGCAGGCAGCGGCGTTCAGGTTGTCAGGCGTTTCGTTGAAAAGCCAGACGAGGCAACGGCCCAGTCCTATCTGGTTGAGGGCGGGTATTTCTGGAATGCCGGCATGTTCGTGTTGAAAGCTTCTGTATGGCTGAAGGCGCTGGAACAGTTTCGCCGCGACATTCTGGATGCGACGCGTGCCGCGTGGGCCCACCGAGAAGCCGATGCGCAATTCATCAGGCCAGGTAAGGCAGAATTCGCGGACATTCCTGCGGACTCGGTCGACTATGCCGTCATGGAGCGTAGTCCGGGAAGTGGTTTCCCCATCAAAATGGTTCCGTTGGATGCGGGCTGGAGCGATTTGGGCGCGTGGGACGCCGTTTGGAAGGTTCTGCCCAAGGATGAGTCGGGGAACGCGCATGTCGGCGATGTGCTGGCAGTCGACAGCCGCAATACGCTGGTGCATGCAAACAGCAGGCTGGTGAGTCTGGTTGGCATGGAGGATGTCATCGTGATTGAGACATCCGATGCGGTTCTCGTCGTGAATCGCAGCTGCAGCCAGGACGTCAAGCACATCGTCAACACCTTGGGCCAGCAAAAGCGAGAAGAGTATGCGCTGCATCGCAAGGTGCACCGCCCCTGGGGCTGGTACGATAGCCTCGACGAAGGCGGGCGTTTCAAAGTCAAGCGCATTCAGGTCAAGCCTAGGGCCAGCCTGAGCTTGCAAAAGCATCACCATCGCGCGGAACATTGGATCGTGGTCAAGGGCACAGCCGAGATCACCAATGGCGACAAGGTGATTCTTTTGACAGAAAATCAGTCGACCTACATTCCCTTGGGAGAGGTGCACCGGCTGGCCAATCCCGGCTCCATCCCGTTGGAAATCATCGAAGTGCAGTCTGGCAGTTATTTGGGCGAAGATGATATCGTGCGTTTCGAAGACACCTACGGTCGCCAGTGAGCAGCATGGACACAGATAGCAAGATTTTCGTAACCGGCCACCGCGGCATGGTGGGAAGCGCGCTCGTGCGGCGTTTGCATGCCGGCGGCTATGCGAACATTCTCACTGCCGGCCGCGCCGATCTGGATCTGCTGGATTCGCATGCGGTGCATGCCTATTTGGCTCGGGAAAAGCCGGACTACCTTTTCATCGCGGCCGCCAAGGTGGGGGGCATCCAGGCGAACAATCTCCAACGAGCCGACTTTATCTATCAGAACCTGATGATAGAGGCCAATCTCATTCATGGCGCGCATCTGGCCGGCGTGCAGCGGCTCATGTTTCTAGGCTCCAGTTGCATTTACCCGCGGGACTGCCCGCAGCCGATCAAGGAAGAGTATTTGCTGACCGGTTTGCTGGAGCAGACCAACGAGCCCTATGCCATCGCCAAGATAGCGGGCATCAAGCTGGCTGAAAGCTACAATCGCCAATATGGCCGCCAATATGTCAGCGTGATGCCCACCAATCTGTACGGTCCCAATGACAACTACGATCTGGCCAGCAGCCACGTGCTGCCGGCGTTGCTGCGCAAGGCGCATGAGGCCAGGCTGCGCGGCGACGAGTCCTGCGTGGTTTGGGGAAGCGGCGCGCCACGCCGCGAATTCCTTTATGTGGATGATTTGGCAGATGCCTGCGTGTATCTGATGGAGCAGGGATACGACGGCGATCTGGTCAATATCGGCACCGGCGAAGACGTCACCATCCGGGAGCTTGCCGAGATGGTGATGGCAACCGTGGGCTTCGACGGCCGCATCGATTTCGACATGTCCAAACCAGACGGCACGCCGCGCAAGCTGCTGGATGTCGGCCGTCTGGCCGCGTTGGGCTGGCGCGCGCGCACGCCGTTGCGCGAAGGGCTCCGCTTGGCCTATGAAACCGCGCCCTTCCGAAACTGAACTTTGCGAAGAAAGAACAAGTATGTCCAACAAGAAAGTCGCCCTTATCACCGGCATTACTGGCCAGGACGGCGCTTATCTAGCTGAGTTCCTGCTGTCCAAAGGCTACGAGGTGCATGGCGTCAAGCGACGCACGAGTCTTTTCAATACCGACCGCATCGATCACTTGTATCAGGATCCCCATGATCCCGATCAGCGCTTCAAGCTGCACTACGGCGACCTGACCGACTCCACGAATCTGATTCGCATCGTCCAGCAAGTGCAGCCTGACGAAATCTACAATCTGGCGGCGCAGAGCCATGTGGCTGTCAGCTTCGAGGAACCCGAATACACCGCCAACGCCGATGGGGTGGGCGCCCTGCGTTTGCTGGAGGCCATCCGCATCCTGGGTTTGGAGAAGAAGACCAAGTTCTACCAGGCGAGCACATCCGAGCTTTACGGCCTGGTGCAGGAAGTGCCGCAGAAGGAAAGCACGCCGTTTTATCCGCGCAGCCCCTATGCTGTGGCCAAGCTGTACGCCTACTGGATCACGGTGAACTATCGCGAAGCCTACGGCATGTACGCCTGCAATGGCATTTTGTTCAACCACGAGAGCCCTATCCGCGGGGAAACGTTCGTCACGCGCAAGATCACGCGCGCCATCGCCCGCATCGCGCTGGGTTTGCAGGACTGTCTCTACCTGGGCAACATGAGCGCCCTGCGAGACTGGGGGCATGCGCGCGACTATGTCGAAATGCAGTGGCTGATGCTGCAGCAAGACAAGCCCGAGGACTTCGTCATCGCCACCGGCGTGCAGTATTCGGTGCGCCAGTTTGTCGAATTCGCCGCCGCCGAACTCGGCATCGCCGTGGATTTTGAAGGCGAGGGCGCGGAGGAGATCGGCCGCGTGGCGGCCGTGAGCGGAGACAAGGCCAAGTGCAAGGTGGGCGATGTCATCGTCAGGGTCGATCCCCGCTATTTCCGTCCCACCGAGGTCGAAACGCTGCTGGGCGATCCGACGCGTGCGGCGCAGAAGCTGGGCTGGACGCCCAGGACCACGCTGCGCGAATTGGTCAGCGAGATGGTCGTGAGCGATTACAAGGCGGCCTGCCGCGATCACATGGTCAAGCAGGCCGGTTTTAAGGCTTACGACTACAACGAGTAACTCGACGCGGATGACGATCATGAAACTGCAGGGCAAGAAAATCCTCGTTACCGGCGCCGACGGCTTCATCGGCTCCCATCTCGTGGAGCACTTGGTGCGCCAGGGCGCCGACGTGCGCGCCTTCGTCTACTACAACAGCTTCAATAGCTGGGGATGGCTGGATCAGAGCCCGGAAGACATTCGCCGCTCGCTAGACGTGTTCGCAGGCGACATCCGCGATCCGCATGGCGTGCGAACGGCCATGCAAGGGTGCGACGTAGTGCTGCATCTGGCCGCGCTGATCGCGATCCCCTACTCCTACCATTCGCCGGATACCTATGTCGACACCAACGTCAAAGGCACGCTCAACGTCGTGCAGGCGGCGCGCGATCTGGGCGTGGAGCGGGTGGTGCATACCTCGACGAGCGAGGTCTACGGCACGGCGCGTTTTGTCCCGATCACGGAGGAGCATCCGCTGCAGGGGCAGTCGCCGTATTCGGCCAGCAAGATCGGCGCGGACCAGATCGCGCAGAGCTTCTTCCTGTCGTTTGAGACGCCGGTGGCGACGATCCGCCCGTTCAATACTTATGGTCCGCGCCAGTCGGCGCGCGCCGTGATCCCGACGATCATCACCCAGATCGCCGCGGGCATGGACGAAATCAAGCTGGGCGCCATCCACCCGACACGCGATTTCAACTTCGTGCAAGATACCGTGCGTGGTTTCTGCGCGGTCGCCGAGTGCGACGCGGCGCTGGGCAAGGTGATCAATGTGGGGAGCAATTACGAGGTATCGGTAGGCGATACCGCCCGCCTGATCGCGGAGCTGATGGGCCGCGACGTACGCTTCACCAGCGACGAGCAGCGCCTGCGTCCGGCGGGGAGCGAGGTCGAGCGGCTGTGGGCCGATAACCGGCTGGCGCGCGAGCTGGCCGGTTGGGCGCCGGAGTATGCCGGCATAGACGGCCTGCGGCGCGGGTTGAAGGAAACGATCGACTGGTTCTCGGAACCGTCGAATCTGGGCCGCTACAAGGCCGGCAACTACAATATCTGAGCCGCAATGTCCTTTTCCGATTCCATCGTCGAGCGCATCCGCCACGTTGTTGGCGGCGGACGCGCGATGCTGCATGAACCCCTGCTCAAGGGCAATGAGCTGGCCTATGTGACCGAATGCATCCAGACCGGCTGGGTGTCTTCGGTGGGGGCGTTCGTCGACCGGTTCGAACGCGATCTCGCCGCGTATACGGGGGCCGCGCACGCGGTGGTGGTCAGCAACGGCACCTCCGCCCTGCAGATCGCCTTGCACTTGGCCGGCGTGCGCCAGGACGACGAGGTGCTGGTGCCGGCGCTGTCCTTCGTCGCCACCGCCAATGCGGTGCGCCACAACGGCGCCTGGCCGCATTTCGTCGACAGCGAGACGCGCACGCTTGGCATCGATCCTGGCGCGCTTGACAAGCATCTGGACGAAATCGGAGAACGCCGCTGCGGCGAATTGTTCAACCGTTTGACCGGCAGGCGCATCAGCGTGGTGGTGCCGATGCATACCTTCGGGCATCCGGTCGACATGGCTGCCTTGAGCGAGGTGGCGGCGCGCCACGGGCTGGCGGTGGTAGAGGACGCTGCCGAGTCGCTGGGCAGCTTCGCTGATGGCCGGCATACCGGCAACGCCGGCGTTTGCGCGACGTTGAGTTTCAACGGCAACAAGATCGTCACCACCGGCGGCGGCGGCGCGATCATCACCAATGATCCAGAGCTGGCGCGTCGGGCCAAGCATTTGACGACGACCGCCAAGCAGCCCCATCCGTGGGCATTCTTCCACGACGAGGTCGCCTACAACTTCCGCCTGCCCAATCTGAACGCCGCGATGGGCTGCGCGCAGCTGGAGCGCATCGAGGCCTTCATCGACGCCAAGCGCGAGTTGACGCAGCGTTACCGGCAGGCGTTCGACGGTTTTGCCGGAGCCTCGCTGTTTCTTGAGCGTCCCGATACGCGGGCCAACTACTGGCTGCAGACCTTGATCCTGGCGGAAGACCGGTCCGAATCGAGGGACGAAGTGCTGCAGGCGGCCAATGCCGCCGGCTTGATGACGCGACCCGTCTGGGAGTTGCTGAACACATTGCCGATGTATCGCGACTGCCCCGCCGCGCAGCTGCCGGTGGCGCGGGACCTTGCGCGGCGAATCATCAATATTCCGAGCAGTCCGCAATTGATCCTGGAGAGCTTGTGACCCGCCGCCGCATTGCTATCGTCACCGGCAGCAGGGCCGAGTATGGCCTGCTGTACTGGCCCATTCGCGATCTTCTCGCCGCGTCTGACTTTGAGTTGCAGCTCATCGTTACGGGTATGCATCTTTCGCCAGAATTCGGCTTGACCGTACGCGATATCGAACGTGATGGTACTCCCATCAGCGCGCGGGTCGACATGCTGGTTTCGAGCGATACGCCGGGAGGAATCGCCAAGTCGATGGCGCTGGGCCTGATTGGTTTTTCCGATGCCATTGAGCGCCTGCGCCCGGATGCCATGCTTGTATTGGGCGACCGCTTCGAAATTCTGGCCGCCGCTCAAGCTGCGATGGTGCACAACGTGCCTCTGGTGCACATCGCAGGCGGGGATACCACCGAAGGGGCCTTCGATGAGGCGATTCGCCACGCCATCACGAAGATGGCGCACCTGCACTTGGTGACGAACGAGGCAGCTCGTCAGCGGGTTGTCCAGATGGGGGAGGATCCGCGCTGCGTCCACATTGTCGGCAGCCCGGGGCTGGATCATTTGCGCAGGCAGCAGTTGCTGGACCATGCTGCGCTGGAGACCTCTTTGGGACAGCCACTGGGCGCGCGCAATGCATTGGTGACATTCCATCCGGTAACGCTTGAGCCGGCAGACGGCCTGCGTCAGCAAGAAGAACTGCTGGCTGCTTTGGAAGCTCTGCCTGAAGAGTGGGTGTTGTGGTTCACTCTGCCTAATGCCGATACCGGTGGCCGCGGGTTGGCCGCTGCCTTGCAGGCTTGGGCCAAGGGGCGCGCGCGCGTGCGGGTGTTTGCTTCGCTTGGGCAGTTGCGCTATCTGAGTCTGATGCGAGAGGCTGATGTGGTCGTTGGCAATTCGTCTAGCGGACTTTATGAGGCACCATCATTCCAGGTGCCGACCATCGACATAGGCGATCGACAGCGAGGTCGGCTTGCGGCGGCATCGGTACTGCATTGCGAGCCGGAACGCGGCGCAATCCGCGAAGCGATCAACCGCGCGTTGGCGCTGGATTGCAGCGGGGTCCAGAATCCGTATGGCGATGGTCGCAGCGCCGCCCGCATCGTCGATGCCTTGCGGGCAATGCCCCCCGCGCAAAGCATGCTAAAGAAGACTTTTCACATGATAGAGGCGGCCCGTGCCTGAGACTTTATCTCCTGTTTTTATTATCGCCGAAGCAGGCGTCAACCATAACGGCTCATTGGACATGGCGTTGCGTCTAGTCGACGCAGCCGCCGAGGCCGGCGCCGACGCGGTCAAGTTCCAGACCTTCAAGGCCGAGCTGCTGGCCACGGCGCAGGCCGGCAAGGCGAGTTATCAGATCTCCAATACGAAGGAGGGCGGCAGCCAGCTGGCGATGCTGCGCGCGCTCGAGCTGAGGCTTGAGGACCACCATGCGCTGATCGAACATTGCCAGGCGCGCGGCATTCGCTTCATGTCGACAGCCTTCGACGCCACCAGCCTGACGTTCCTGGGCGGCCTGGGCATGCCGGCGATCAAGATTCCATCTGGCGATATCACCTGCGCGCCTTTGTTGCTGCAGGCGGCTCAGCTGCGCCAGCGCTTGCTGGTGTCCAGCGGCATGTCGACGCTGACTGATCTGGAGCGCGCGCTGGGCGTGCTGGCCTGGGGGCTGCAGCATGATGGGCAGCCATCAAGCCAGAATGAGATCGACGCCTGCTACTTCAGCGCCGAGGGGCAGGAGGCATTGCGCAGCCACGTCACGCTGCTGCATTGCGTCACGCAGTACCCGGCGCCGCCGGAGGCGGTGAACCTGCGCGCCATGGATTCGATGGCGCAGGCTTTTGGCCTGCCTGTCGGCTATTCCGACCACACGCTGGGGATCGAAGTGTCGATCGCCGCGGTCGCGCGCGGCGCGACGGTGATCGAAAAACATTTCACGCTCGATCGCTCGCTGCCCGGGCCGGACCATCTGGCCTCGCTCGAGCCCGGCGAGCTCCGGAGCATGGTGGGGGCGATCCGCCATGTCGAAGCCGCGCTGGGGAGCGCGCGCAAATTACCGGCGCCAGCCGAACACCCCAATCGCGCCGTGGCGCGCCGTTCGATCGTCGCGAGCCGTCCCATCGCGGCG
This genomic window from Chromobacterium phragmitis contains:
- a CDS encoding NAD-dependent 4,6-dehydratase LegB, encoding MKLQGKKILVTGADGFIGSHLVEHLVRQGADVRAFVYYNSFNSWGWLDQSPEDIRRSLDVFAGDIRDPHGVRTAMQGCDVVLHLAALIAIPYSYHSPDTYVDTNVKGTLNVVQAARDLGVERVVHTSTSEVYGTARFVPITEEHPLQGQSPYSASKIGADQIAQSFFLSFETPVATIRPFNTYGPRQSARAVIPTIITQIAAGMDEIKLGAIHPTRDFNFVQDTVRGFCAVAECDAALGKVINVGSNYEVSVGDTARLIAELMGRDVRFTSDEQRLRPAGSEVERLWADNRLARELAGWAPEYAGIDGLRRGLKETIDWFSEPSNLGRYKAGNYNI
- a CDS encoding GDP-L-fucose synthase family protein; protein product: MDTDSKIFVTGHRGMVGSALVRRLHAGGYANILTAGRADLDLLDSHAVHAYLAREKPDYLFIAAAKVGGIQANNLQRADFIYQNLMIEANLIHGAHLAGVQRLMFLGSSCIYPRDCPQPIKEEYLLTGLLEQTNEPYAIAKIAGIKLAESYNRQYGRQYVSVMPTNLYGPNDNYDLASSHVLPALLRKAHEARLRGDESCVVWGSGAPRREFLYVDDLADACVYLMEQGYDGDLVNIGTGEDVTIRELAEMVMATVGFDGRIDFDMSKPDGTPRKLLDVGRLAALGWRARTPLREGLRLAYETAPFRN
- a CDS encoding LegC family aminotransferase, which encodes MSFSDSIVERIRHVVGGGRAMLHEPLLKGNELAYVTECIQTGWVSSVGAFVDRFERDLAAYTGAAHAVVVSNGTSALQIALHLAGVRQDDEVLVPALSFVATANAVRHNGAWPHFVDSETRTLGIDPGALDKHLDEIGERRCGELFNRLTGRRISVVVPMHTFGHPVDMAALSEVAARHGLAVVEDAAESLGSFADGRHTGNAGVCATLSFNGNKIVTTGGGGAIITNDPELARRAKHLTTTAKQPHPWAFFHDEVAYNFRLPNLNAAMGCAQLERIEAFIDAKRELTQRYRQAFDGFAGASLFLERPDTRANYWLQTLILAEDRSESRDEVLQAANAAGLMTRPVWELLNTLPMYRDCPAAQLPVARDLARRIINIPSSPQLILESL
- the neuC gene encoding UDP-N-acetylglucosamine 2-epimerase encodes the protein MTRRRIAIVTGSRAEYGLLYWPIRDLLAASDFELQLIVTGMHLSPEFGLTVRDIERDGTPISARVDMLVSSDTPGGIAKSMALGLIGFSDAIERLRPDAMLVLGDRFEILAAAQAAMVHNVPLVHIAGGDTTEGAFDEAIRHAITKMAHLHLVTNEAARQRVVQMGEDPRCVHIVGSPGLDHLRRQQLLDHAALETSLGQPLGARNALVTFHPVTLEPADGLRQQEELLAALEALPEEWVLWFTLPNADTGGRGLAAALQAWAKGRARVRVFASLGQLRYLSLMREADVVVGNSSSGLYEAPSFQVPTIDIGDRQRGRLAAASVLHCEPERGAIREAINRALALDCSGVQNPYGDGRSAARIVDALRAMPPAQSMLKKTFHMIEAARA
- the neuB gene encoding N-acetylneuraminate synthase; translation: MPETLSPVFIIAEAGVNHNGSLDMALRLVDAAAEAGADAVKFQTFKAELLATAQAGKASYQISNTKEGGSQLAMLRALELRLEDHHALIEHCQARGIRFMSTAFDATSLTFLGGLGMPAIKIPSGDITCAPLLLQAAQLRQRLLVSSGMSTLTDLERALGVLAWGLQHDGQPSSQNEIDACYFSAEGQEALRSHVTLLHCVTQYPAPPEAVNLRAMDSMAQAFGLPVGYSDHTLGIEVSIAAVARGATVIEKHFTLDRSLPGPDHLASLEPGELRSMVGAIRHVEAALGSARKLPAPAEHPNRAVARRSIVASRPIAAGETLTLAMLDCKRPGNGMTPMDIWSLVGRPAARDFAADEQIEP
- a CDS encoding FAD-dependent oxidoreductase; protein product: MSDVFQFMKLSRNPGDKVEPSVRKIEFKEIYRPLHAVDAADQAGRCLSCGNPYCEWECPVHNYIPNWLRLVEEGRLFEAAELSHQTNSLPEICGRVCPQDRLCEGACTLNQGGFGAVSIGSIEKHITDEAFKAGWRPDMSRVRQTGKTAAVIGAGPAGLACADVLARNGVKPVVYDRYEEIGGLLTFGIPEFKLEKSVVRRRREVLEGMGVEFVLGCDVGKDVSFDKLMSRHDAVFMGMGAYKAMRGGFPGEDSKGVLQALPYLINNVRQHLGTLPSEEAPINMAGKRVMVLGGGDTAMDCNRTAIRQGARRVMCAYRRDEANMPGSRREVDNAREEGVEFLWNRQPMSIEPMIGGTLAVKLAGTRLSQPDARGRRNAEIVPGSEEIIECDHVIIAFGFQAEAASWAEKQGIATAANGRTLAAASGEYKYQTSNPKVFAGGDMVRGADLVVRAVFEGRQAAEGMLGYLGVW
- a CDS encoding mannose-1-phosphate guanylyltransferase/mannose-6-phosphate isomerase; protein product: MIKVAPVILCGGSGTRLWPLSRAGFPKQFLCLSGQDSLFQQAAQRLSNLDDPDLKVAPPLIVTGEEHRFLAAEQLREIGIDYAAALLEPVGRNTAPALTLAALAAMENGEDPVLIVTPADQMVTDGAAFSAAMQSAIREAANDSIVILGVVPDRPETGYGYIQVENASAGSGVQVVRRFVEKPDEATAQSYLVEGGYFWNAGMFVLKASVWLKALEQFRRDILDATRAAWAHREADAQFIRPGKAEFADIPADSVDYAVMERSPGSGFPIKMVPLDAGWSDLGAWDAVWKVLPKDESGNAHVGDVLAVDSRNTLVHANSRLVSLVGMEDVIVIETSDAVLVVNRSCSQDVKHIVNTLGQQKREEYALHRKVHRPWGWYDSLDEGGRFKVKRIQVKPRASLSLQKHHHRAEHWIVVKGTAEITNGDKVILLTENQSTYIPLGEVHRLANPGSIPLEIIEVQSGSYLGEDDIVRFEDTYGRQ
- the gmd gene encoding GDP-mannose 4,6-dehydratase — encoded protein: MSNKKVALITGITGQDGAYLAEFLLSKGYEVHGVKRRTSLFNTDRIDHLYQDPHDPDQRFKLHYGDLTDSTNLIRIVQQVQPDEIYNLAAQSHVAVSFEEPEYTANADGVGALRLLEAIRILGLEKKTKFYQASTSELYGLVQEVPQKESTPFYPRSPYAVAKLYAYWITVNYREAYGMYACNGILFNHESPIRGETFVTRKITRAIARIALGLQDCLYLGNMSALRDWGHARDYVEMQWLMLQQDKPEDFVIATGVQYSVRQFVEFAAAELGIAVDFEGEGAEEIGRVAAVSGDKAKCKVGDVIVRVDPRYFRPTEVETLLGDPTRAAQKLGWTPRTTLRELVSEMVVSDYKAACRDHMVKQAGFKAYDYNE